A single Apodemus sylvaticus chromosome 20, mApoSyl1.1, whole genome shotgun sequence DNA region contains:
- the Grin3b gene encoding glutamate receptor ionotropic, NMDA 3B — protein MYLTDVYQTCLPQFPSGLHSVTGQRLLWELQSGQWKASPNSTVRATAKSGSRQLLLQWTPAAPGTAGGMRAGLAGVTPSPRTHNTPVTSIRMECVRMLRLSLAVALALGSRVVLGHPQPCGVPTRAGASLRLAVLLPRAPAARTRVLAALATPTPRLPHNLSLELVAVASPTRDPASLARGLCQVLGPPGVVASIAFPEARPELRLLQFLAAATETPVLSVLRREVRAPLGAPTPFHLQLDWASPLEIILDVLVSLVRAHAWEDIALVLCRVRDPGGLVTLWTSRASQAPKFVLDLSLLDIGNDSLRAGLALLEGGGSPVPAAVLLGCPTTYARKVLEAAPPGPQWLLGTPLPAEALPTTGLPPGVLALGETEQPSLEAAVHDMVALVAQALSSVALARPEWALLPAAVNCEDLKTGGSESTGRTLARFLGNTSFQGSTGAVWVAGSSQVHVSRHFKVWSLRRDPLGAPAWATVGSWQDGQLDFQPGAAAIRVPSPSGPQARPKLRVVTLVEHPFVFTRESDEDGQCPAGQLCLDPGTNDSARLDALFTALANGSVPRTLTRCCYGYCIDLLERLAEDLAFDFELYIVGDGKYGALRDGRWTGLVGDLLAGRAHMAVTSFSINSARSQVVDFTSPFFSTSLGIMVRTRDTASPIGAFMWPLHWSMWLGVFAALHLTALFLTLYEWRSPYGLTPRGRNRGTVFSYSSALNLCYAILFGRTVSSKTPKCPTGRFLMNLWAIFCLLVLSSYTANLAAVMVGDKTFEELSGIHDPKLHHPSQGFRFGTVWESSAEAYIKASFPEMHAHMRRHSAPTTPHGVAMLTSDPPKLNAFIMDKSLLDYEVSIDADCKLLTVGKPFAIEGYGIGLPQNSPLTSNLSAFISRYKSSGFIDLLHDKWYKMVPCGKRVFAVTETLQMGVYHFSGLFVLLCLGLGSALLTSLGEHVFFRLVLPRIRRGNKLQYWLHTSQKIHRALNTGAPEEHQERAEQERSGPKDEPPAADGAGRWRRVRRAVERERERRVRFLLEPGEAGGDRPWLCSNGPGLQAELRELEVRIEAARERLRSALLRRGELRALLGEGTRLRPLRLLHPAPAES, from the exons ATGTATCTTACAGATGTCTACCAAACGTGCCTGCCTCAGTTCCCCTCCGGGCTGCACAGTGTGACTGGCCAGAGACTGCTCTGGGAGCTCCAGTCTGGGCAGTGGAAGGCATCACCCAACTCTACCGTGCGCGCCACAGCAAAGTCAGGCAGCCGCCAGCTCCTTCTTCAGTGGACGCCGGCGGCGCCCGGGACCGCAGGAGGGATGAGAGCGGGGCTGGCTGGGGTGACTCCTTCGCCTCGCACGCACAACACACCGGTAACTTCCATCAGGATGGAGTGCGTGCGGATGCTGCGGCTTAGCCTGGCCGTGGCGCTGGCGCTGGGGTCCCGGGTGGTGCTTGGTCACCCTCAGCCCTGCGGGGTTCCCACGCGCGCCGGGGCTTCCTTGCGTCTGGCTGTGCTCCTGCCCCGGGCGCCCGCCGCCCGTACCCGCGTCCTAGCCGCCCTGGCCACCCCAACGCCGCGGCTGCCGCACAACCTGAGTCTGGAGCTGGTGGCCGTCGCGTCGCCCACCCGGGACCCCGCGTCGCTGGCCCGAGGTCTGTGCCAGGTTCTGGGACCGCCCGGCGTGGTGGCCTCCATAGCCTTTCCCGAGGCGAGGCCCGAGCTGCGGCTGCTGCAGTTCCTGGCAGCCGCCACAGAGACCCCGGTGCTCAGCGTCCTGCGGAGGGAGGTGCGCGCGCCCCTCGGAGCCCCG ACCCCATTCCATCTGCAGCTGGACTGGGCTAGTCCCCTGGAGATCATACTGGATGTGCTGGTGTCCCTGGTGCGGGCCCATGCCTGGGAGGACATTGCTCTAGTACTCTGCCGGGTCCGGGACCCTGGTGGCCTGGTGACACTCTGGACCAGCCGTGCTAGCCAGGCTCCAAAGTTTGTGCTGGACCTGAGCCTGCTGGACATCGGGAATGACAGCCTTCGGGCTGGACTGGCCCTGCTGGAAGGAGGGGGAAGCCCCGTACCCGCAGCAGTCCTCCTAGGCTGCCCCACTACCTATGCGCGTAAGGTCCTGGAGGCGGCGCCACCGGGTCCCCAGTGGTTGCTGGGCACACCGCTGCCCGCCGAGGCACTGCCCACAACTGGTCTGCCGCCTGGGGTGCTGGCGCTGGGGGAAACGGAGCAACCCTCCCTGGAAGCTGCTGTCCACGACATGGTGGCGCTTGTGGCTCAGGCGCTCAGTAGCGTGGCCCTTGCGCGCCCAGAGTGGGCCCTGCTTCCAGCCGCGGTGAACTGTGAGGACCTGAAAACAGGCGGATCTGAGTCAACAGGGCGCACCTTGGCTCG GTTTCTGGGCAACACCTCATTTCAGGGCAGCACAGGGGCTGTGTGGGTGGCAGGCTCCTCTCAGGTGCATGTGTCTCGGCATTTCAAGGTATGGAGCCTGCGCCGGGATCCGCTGGGCGCCCCAGCCTGGGCAACGGTGGGCAGCTGGCAAGATGGACAGCTGGACTTCCAGCCAGGGGCGGCTGCTATCCGAGTCCCGTCTCCATCCGGCCCCCAGGCCAGGCCAAAGCTGCGGGTGGTTACTCTGGTGGAACACCCGTTCGTGTTCACCAGGGAATCTGATGAAGATGGCCAGTGCCCGGCTGGGCAGCTGTGTCTAGACCCAGGCACCAACGACTCGGCCAGGCTGGACGCGCTCTTCACTGCGCTGGCGAATGGCTCGGTACCTCGCACGCTGACAAGATGCTGTTATGGCTACTGCATCGACCTGCTGGAGCGGCTGGCCGAGGACCTGGCGTTTGACTTTGAGCTGTATATCGTGGGGGACGGCAAGTACGGGGCCCTGCGTGATGGGCGCTGGACGGGCCTGGTGGGCGACCTGCTGGCCGGCCGGGCACACATGGCCGTGACCAGCTTCAGCATCAACTCGGCTCGCTCCCAGGTGGTGGATTTCACCAGCCCTTTCTTCTCCACCAGCCTGGGCATCATGGTGCGCACACGAGACACAGCCTCGCCCATTGGGGCTTTCATGTGGCCCCTGCACTGGTCCATGTGGCTGGGCGTCTTTGCTGCTCTGCACCTCACAGCGCTCTTCCTGACCCTGTACGAATGGCGGAGTCCCTACGGGCTCACGCCGCGTGGCCGCAACCGTGGGACCGTCTTCTCCTACTCCTCCGCTCTCAACCTCTGCTACGCCATTCTTTTTGGACGCACCGTCTCCAGCAAGACACCCAAGTGCCCTACTGGCCGCTTCCTCATGAACCTCTGGGCGATCTTCTGCCTGCTGGTGCTATCCAGTTACACGGCCAACCTGGCTGCCGTCATGGTTGGGGACAAGACCTTTGAGGAGCTGTCTGGAATCCATGACCCAAAG CTGCACCACCCTTCCCAAGGCTTCCGCTTTGGCACCGTGTGGGAGAGCAGCGCGGAGGCCTACATCAAGGCTAGCTTCCCCGAGATGCACGCGCACATGCGTCGCCACAGCGCGCCCACCACTCCACACGGAGTGGCCATGCTCAC GAGCGACCCGCCCAAGCTCAACGCCTTCATCATGGATAAGTCGCTACTGGATTACGAGGTCTCCATAGACGCAGACTGCAAGCTGCTGACCGTGGGCAAACCCTTCGCAATCGAGG GCTACGGCATAGGGCTGCCGCAGAACTCGCCGCTCACCTCCAACCTGTCGGCGTTCATCAGTAGGTACAAGTCCTCTGGCTTCATTGACCTGCTCCATGACAAGTGGTACAAGATGGTGCCCTGCGGGAAGCGGGTGTTCGCCGTGACCGAG ACGCTGCAGATGGGGGTCTACCACTTCTCCGGGTTGTTTGTCCTGCTGTGCCTCGGGCTGGGCAGCGCGCTTCTCACCTCTCTGGGTGAGCATGTCTTCTTCCGCCTGGTGCTGCCGCGCATCCGCAGGGGCAATAAGCTGCAGTACTGGCTTCACACCAGCCAG AAGATCCACCGAGCCCTCAACACAGGGGCACCCGAGGAGCACCAGGAGCGGGCGGAGCAGGAGCGCAG CGGCCCCAAGGACGAGCCGCCTGCAGCCGACGGTGCGGGGCGCTGGAGGCGGGTGCGCCGGGCAGTGGAACGGGAACGGGAACGGCGTGTGCGCTTCCTGCTGGAACCTGGGGAGGCTGGTGGGGACCGCCCGTGGCTCTGCTCCAACGGGCCTGGGCTGCAAGCGGAGCTGCGGGAGCTGGAGGTGCGCATTGAGGCTGCAAGGGAGCGGCTGCGGAGTGCGCTGCTGCGGCGTGGCGAGCTGCGGGCCCTGCTTGGGGAAGGCACCCGGCTCAGGCCGCTGCGCCTGCTGCACCCGGCGCCTGCAGAGAGCTGA